A single window of Callithrix jacchus isolate 240 chromosome 6, calJac240_pri, whole genome shotgun sequence DNA harbors:
- the CDK5R2 gene encoding cyclin-dependent kinase 5 activator 2, producing the protein MGTVLSLSPASSAKGRRPGGLPEEKKKVPPAGDEALGGYGAPPVGKGSKGESRLKRPSVLISALTWKRLVAASAKKKKGGKKVTPKPASTGPDPLVQQRNRENLLRKGRDPPDGGGTAKPLAVPVPTVPAAAATCEPPSGGSAAAQPPGSGGGKPPPPPPPAPQAAPPVPGGSPRRVIVQASTGELLRCLGDFVCRRCYRLKELSPGELVGWFRGVDRSLLLQGWQDQAFITPANLVFVYLLCRESLRGDELASAAELQAAFLTCLYLAYSYMGNEISYPLKPFLVEPDKERFWQRCLRLIQRLSPQMLRLNADPHFFTQVFQDLKNEGEATASGGGPPSGGAPAASSAARDSCAAGAKHWTMNLDR; encoded by the coding sequence ATGGGCACGGTGCTCTCTCTATCCCCTGCCTCCTCGGCCAAAGGCCGGAGGCCCGGCGGGCTGCCCGAGGAGAAGAAGAAGGTGCCGCCCGCGGGGGACGAGGCGCTGGGGGGCTACGGGGCGCCGCCAGTGGGCAAGGGCAGCAAAGGCGAGAGCCGACTCAAGCGGCCGTCCGTGCTCATCTCGGCGCTCACCTGGAAGCGCCTGGTGGCCGCGTCcgccaagaagaagaaaggcgGCAAGAAGGTGACACCCAAGCCGGCATCCACGGGCCCCGACCCCCTTGTCCAGCAACGCAACCGCGAGAACCTTCTCCGCAAGGGCCGGGATCCCCCCGACGGCGGAGGCACCGCCAAGCCCCTGGCGGTGCCAGTGCCCACCGTGCCCGCGGCCGCTGCCACCTGCGAGCCACCGTCGGGGGGCAGCGCGGCGGCCCAGCCGCCGGGCTCGGGCGGCGGAAAGCCTCCGCCGCCGCCTCCCCCAGCCCCGCAGGCAGCGCCACCGGTGCCTGGCGGCTCGCCGCGGCGGGTCATCGTACAGGCGTCCACCGGCGAGCTGCTGCGCTGTCTGGGCGACTTCGTGTGCCGCCGCTGCTACCGCCTCAAGGAGCTGAGCCCCGGCGAGCTGGTGGGCTGGTTCCGCGGTGTGGACCGCTCGCTGCTGCTGCAGGGCTGGCAAGACCAGGCCTTCATTACGCCCGCCAACCTGGTGTTCGTGTACCTGCTGTGCCGCGAGTCGCTGCGTGGGGACGAGCTGGCGTCGGCCGCGGAGCTGCAGGCCGCCTTCCTCACCTGCCTCTACCTCGCCTACTCCTACATGGGCAACGAGATCTCCTACCCACTCAAGCCCTTCCTCGTGGAGCCCGACAAGGAGCGCTTCTGGCAGCGCTGCCTGCGCCTCATCCAGCGGCTCAGCCCGCAGATGCTGCGGCTCAACGCCGACCCCCACTTCTTCACGCAGGTCTTTCAAGACCTCAAGAACGAGGGCGAGGCCACCGCCAGCGGCGGGGGTCCACCGAGCGGGGGCGCGCCCGCCGCCTCCTCGGCCGCCAGGGACAGCTGCGCGGCCGGAGCCAAGCACTGGACTATGAACCTGGACCGCTAG